From Saccopteryx leptura isolate mSacLep1 chromosome 3, mSacLep1_pri_phased_curated, whole genome shotgun sequence, one genomic window encodes:
- the PELI1 gene encoding E3 ubiquitin-protein ligase pellino homolog 1: MFSPDQENHPSKAPVKYGELIVLGYNGSLPNGDRGRRKSRFALFKRPKANGVKPSTVHIACTPQAAKAISNKDQHSISYTLSRAQTVVVEYTHDCNTDMFQIGRSTESPIDFVVTDTVPGSQSNSDTQSVQSTISRFACRIICERNPPFTARIYAAGFDSSKNIFLGEKAAKWKTSDGQMDGLTTNGVLVMHPRNGFTEDSKPGIWREISVCGNVFSLRETRSAQQRGKMVEIETNQLQDGSLIDLCGATLLWRTAEGLSHTPTVKHLEALRQEINAARPQCPVGFNTLAFPSMKRKDVVDEKQPWVYLNCGHVHGYHNWGNKEERDGKDRECPMCRSVGPYVPLWLGCEAGFYVDAGPPTHAFSPCGHVCSEKTTAYWSQIPLPHGTHTFHAACPFCAHQLAGEQGYIRLIFQGPLD; encoded by the exons ATGTTTTCTCCTGATCAAGAAAATCATCCATCCAAAGCACCAGTGAAATACGGTGAACTCATTGTCTTAGG GTATAATGGGTCTCTCCCAAACGGCgatagaggaagaaggaaaagcagGTTTGCTTTATTTAAAAGACCTAAGGCAAATGGGGTGAAGCCCAGCACTGTGCATATTGCTTGTACTCCTCAGGctgcaaag gCAATAAGCAACAAGGACCAGCACAGCATATCGTATACCTTATCTCGGGCCCAGACAGTGGTGGTTGAATATACGCATGACTGCAACACTGATATGTTTCAG ATTGGTCGGTCGACCGAAAGTCCCATTGATTTTGTAGTAACTGACACAGTTCCTGGAAGTCAAAGTAATTCTGATACACAGTCAGTGCAAAGCACTATATCAAGATTTGCCTGTAGAATCATATGTGAACGGAATCCGCCATTTACAGCACGGATTTATGCTGCAGGATTTGACTCATCAAAGAACATCTTTCTTGGG GAGAAGGCTGCCAAATGGAAGACATCAGATGGGCAGATGGATGGCTTAACTACCAATGGCGTCCTTGTTATGCATCCACGTAATGGGTTCACGGAAGACTCCAAGCCTGGAATATGGAGAGAAATATCAGTGTGTGGAAATGTATTCAGCCTACGTGAAACCAGATCAGCTCAGCAGAGAGGAAAAATG GTGGAAATTGAAACCAATCAGTTACAAGATGGCTCATTAATTGACCTCTGTGGTGCAACATTGCTGTGGCGTACTGCAGAAGGCCTTTCCCACACTCCTACGGTGAAGCATTTAGAAGCTTTAAGACAGGAAATCAATGCGGCGAGACCTCAGTGCCCTGTGGGGTTCAACACACTAGCATTTCCTAGTATGAAGAGGAAAGATGTTGTTGATGAGAAGCAACCATGGGTATATCTAAACTGCGGCCACGTGCATGGCTATCATAACTGGGGAAACAAAGAAGAACGTGATGGAAAAGATCGTGAATGTCCTATGTGTAGGTCTGTTGGTCCCTATGTCCCTCTGTGGCTTGGATGTGAAGCTGGATTTTATGTGGACGCCGGCCCTCCAACCCATGCGTTTAGCCCATGTGGGCATGTGTGTTCAGAAAAGACAACTGCCTATTGGTCCCAGATCCCACTTCCTCATGGTACTCATACTTTCCATGCAGCCTGTCCCTTTTGTGCACATCAGTTGGCTGGTGAACAAGGCTACATCAGACTTATTTTCCAAGGACCTCTAGACTAA